The Flaviramulus sp. BrNp1-15 genome has a window encoding:
- a CDS encoding NAD(P)/FAD-dependent oxidoreductase, translated as MEHVVIIGNGISGVTAARHIRKLSDKKITIISAETDYFFSRTALMYVYMGHMKFEHTQPYENWFWKKNKIDLKKGFVKAIDTASKTLLFAEGDTLQYDKLIIATGSKPNKFGWPGQDLNGVMGMYHKQDLDTLEKYAPNNKVCKRAVIVGGGLIGIELAEMLKSRNIPVTFLVRESSFWNGVLPDNESEMINRHIKSHHIDLRLNTNLKEIISDENGKVKSVITKETGEEIPCDVVGLTAGVSPNIDFIKDSNIETNRGVKVNRFLETNIPDVYAIGDCAEQNEGIDQRRPIEAVWYTGRMMGETVAQTICGNRIQYKPGQWFNSAKFLDIEYQTYGWVFSKPREHEAHFHWKHEDDTKCITVSYHKDTNQFLGINTFGIRMRHETFDTWLTEKRGVDYVIEHLSEANFDPEFYKTFELEILQAYKNQLQTA; from the coding sequence ATGGAGCATGTTGTTATTATAGGAAATGGAATATCTGGCGTTACTGCTGCCAGACATATTAGAAAACTTTCCGATAAAAAAATCACCATTATTTCTGCTGAAACCGATTATTTTTTCTCCCGAACAGCGCTTATGTATGTTTATATGGGACACATGAAATTTGAACACACACAACCTTACGAAAACTGGTTTTGGAAAAAAAACAAAATAGACCTTAAAAAAGGCTTTGTAAAAGCAATTGATACTGCCTCAAAAACACTTCTTTTTGCAGAAGGCGATACGTTACAATACGATAAACTCATTATTGCAACCGGTAGTAAACCCAATAAATTTGGCTGGCCTGGGCAAGATTTAAACGGTGTTATGGGTATGTATCATAAACAAGATTTAGATACTTTAGAAAAGTACGCCCCTAATAACAAAGTATGTAAACGTGCGGTAATAGTTGGTGGTGGCTTAATTGGTATTGAACTTGCTGAAATGCTGAAATCTCGTAATATCCCTGTAACATTTTTAGTTAGAGAATCTAGTTTCTGGAACGGTGTTTTACCCGACAATGAAAGTGAAATGATTAACAGACATATAAAAAGTCATCATATTGATTTGCGTTTAAACACTAATTTAAAGGAGATTATATCTGATGAAAACGGTAAAGTAAAATCGGTTATAACAAAAGAAACAGGTGAAGAAATTCCTTGTGATGTAGTTGGCTTAACTGCTGGTGTTTCACCAAATATAGATTTTATTAAAGATTCAAATATTGAAACAAATCGTGGTGTAAAAGTTAATCGGTTTTTAGAGACGAATATTCCTGATGTATACGCCATTGGTGATTGCGCAGAACAAAATGAAGGCATAGACCAACGTAGACCCATTGAAGCAGTTTGGTATACCGGCCGCATGATGGGTGAAACTGTAGCGCAAACCATTTGTGGTAATCGTATACAATACAAGCCTGGGCAGTGGTTTAATTCTGCTAAATTTTTAGATATCGAATATCAAACCTATGGTTGGGTATTTTCTAAACCCAGAGAACATGAAGCACATTTTCACTGGAAACATGAGGATGATACAAAATGTATCACGGTTTCCTACCATAAAGACACCAACCAATTTTTAGGCATCAACACCTTTGGTATTAGAATGCGCCATGAAACGTTTGACACTTGGCTAACCGAAAAACGTGGAGTTGATTATGTTATAGAACACCTCTCAGAAGCAAATTTCGACCCTGAGTTTTATAAAACTTTTGAATTAGAGATACTACAAGCCTATAAAAACCAACTACAAACAGCATAA
- a CDS encoding glycoside hydrolase: MTPFKEFKKVNGVSFVASRDTINESHVKPVLNIYANYAAIMPFGFIRTLEHPEVIHNTDRQWYGETRAGAKQYIQELQKKNIKIMVKPQIWVWRGEFTGLIEMKSEENWKTLEDSYSEFILEYAELGQEMHVEMFCIGTELEKFIDNRPEFWFSLIKKIREVYKGKLTYAANWNEFDRTPFWSALDFVGIDAYFPVSASKTPTLEECLKGWEKHKLSINETSKKYNKPILFTEYGYRSVDYSGKQPWKSDRSMNQVNLEAQINTTQALFEAFWDEDWFAGGFIWKWFINHNEVGGENNHQFTPQNKPAEMLLRQQYAN, translated from the coding sequence ATGACACCGTTTAAGGAATTTAAAAAAGTTAATGGTGTGAGTTTTGTAGCTTCAAGAGATACTATTAATGAAAGTCATGTAAAACCTGTGCTTAATATATATGCAAATTATGCAGCGATAATGCCATTTGGTTTTATAAGAACCTTAGAACATCCAGAGGTTATTCATAATACAGACAGACAATGGTATGGAGAAACTCGAGCAGGTGCAAAACAATATATTCAAGAACTTCAAAAAAAGAATATAAAAATTATGGTCAAGCCACAAATTTGGGTTTGGCGCGGTGAGTTTACAGGTTTAATAGAAATGAAAAGCGAGGAGAATTGGAAAACTTTAGAGGATTCTTATTCTGAATTTATCTTAGAATATGCAGAGTTAGGTCAAGAAATGCATGTTGAAATGTTTTGTATAGGTACCGAATTAGAAAAGTTTATTGATAATCGCCCGGAGTTTTGGTTTTCTTTAATTAAAAAAATAAGAGAGGTTTATAAAGGGAAGCTAACTTATGCTGCCAATTGGAACGAATTTGATAGAACACCTTTTTGGAGTGCTTTAGATTTTGTTGGTATAGATGCATACTTTCCTGTAAGTGCTAGTAAAACACCAACTTTGGAAGAATGTTTAAAAGGTTGGGAAAAACATAAACTAAGTATCAATGAAACTTCCAAAAAGTACAATAAACCCATTTTATTTACCGAGTATGGCTACCGAAGCGTAGATTACTCAGGAAAACAACCTTGGAAAAGTGATAGGAGTATGAATCAAGTAAACCTTGAAGCGCAAATTAATACCACTCAAGCATTGTTTGAAGCGTTTTGGGATGAAGATTGGTTTGCGGGAGGTTTTATTTGGAAATGGTTTATTAATCATAACGAAGTTGGTGGAGAAAATAACCACCAGTTTACACCACAAAATAAACCTGCTGAAATGTTACTTAGGCAGCAATATGCCAATTAA
- a CDS encoding 4Fe-4S dicluster domain-containing protein has translation MSHKLNHSMSLAKPDSNGLSVKQKIAVAIGVVGLFILVLALLNTEFSNKSLFLTLALVLISVGTIIFSNDAYLNKSKGIKNDGVWFKSISSRGILGWITGIILTLFYIVLYFYPHLLGLGKNGESNTGLIALFDPLSFLLSGRPASQWFVYGTLYTVAILVFGYKFLLKYRHNRYEQIRTGSVMFFQLAFAFLIPEFMYRLNSNLPYYDLKSIWPLNYYNFERYRINQFIDAGDIGLALLIFGIVSIFIITPILTYKYGKRWYCSWVCGCGALAETAGDSFRQLSDKRQVAWKIERWVIHSVLVFVVLMTTAVIYSYLGKDTSKYWLTRDMFLGLVAGFLTLIFALTMIYKRKELGKDARYGAIGYFVIILALIGLHYFSSDTKLFLFKSETLRTTYGFLIGSIFSGVIGTGFYPIFGSRVWCRFGCPMAAILGFQQRMFSKFRITTNGGQCISCGNCSTYCEMGIDVRAYAQKGENIVRSSCVGCGICSAVCPRGVLKLENDSMKGRINPNEILLGNDVDLMDLVNKK, from the coding sequence ATGAGTCATAAACTAAATCATAGTATGTCTTTAGCAAAACCAGATTCTAACGGTTTATCTGTTAAACAAAAAATTGCTGTAGCTATTGGTGTTGTAGGTCTTTTTATTTTAGTATTGGCATTGTTAAATACTGAATTTTCCAACAAAAGCTTATTCTTAACCTTAGCATTAGTTTTAATTTCGGTGGGTACTATTATATTTTCAAATGATGCTTATTTAAACAAATCTAAAGGCATTAAAAATGACGGTGTTTGGTTTAAATCTATATCATCAAGAGGTATTTTAGGTTGGATAACCGGTATAATTTTAACCCTTTTTTACATTGTACTATATTTTTACCCACATCTATTAGGCTTAGGTAAAAATGGAGAGAGCAATACCGGATTAATTGCTCTATTCGACCCTTTAAGCTTTTTATTAAGCGGAAGACCAGCTAGCCAATGGTTTGTTTACGGAACACTTTACACAGTTGCTATTTTAGTATTTGGATACAAATTTCTATTAAAATATCGCCATAATCGATACGAGCAAATCCGCACGGGTTCGGTGATGTTCTTTCAATTGGCATTTGCCTTTTTAATTCCTGAATTTATGTATCGCTTAAATTCAAATTTACCTTATTACGATTTAAAAAGTATTTGGCCATTAAACTATTACAATTTTGAACGCTATAGAATTAATCAATTTATCGATGCAGGTGATATTGGTTTAGCCTTATTAATCTTCGGTATTGTTTCAATTTTTATCATAACACCTATTCTAACATACAAATATGGAAAACGTTGGTATTGTTCTTGGGTTTGCGGATGTGGTGCATTAGCTGAAACTGCTGGGGATTCCTTCAGGCAATTAAGCGACAAGCGTCAAGTAGCATGGAAAATTGAGCGTTGGGTAATACATAGTGTTTTAGTATTTGTGGTTTTAATGACTACTGCTGTTATTTACTCTTATTTAGGAAAAGACACTAGTAAATATTGGCTAACAAGAGATATGTTTTTAGGCTTAGTTGCAGGTTTTTTAACGCTTATTTTTGCTTTAACCATGATTTACAAACGAAAGGAACTTGGTAAAGATGCACGTTACGGAGCTATTGGTTATTTTGTAATTATTCTTGCATTAATTGGTCTGCATTATTTTAGTTCAGACACCAAACTCTTTTTATTTAAATCTGAAACACTACGCACTACGTACGGTTTTTTAATTGGCTCTATTTTTTCTGGAGTTATTGGCACAGGCTTCTACCCTATTTTTGGTAGCAGGGTTTGGTGCCGTTTTGGATGCCCAATGGCTGCTATTTTAGGGTTCCAGCAACGTATGTTTTCAAAATTTAGAATTACTACTAACGGCGGACAATGTATTTCTTGCGGTAATTGTTCTACTTATTGTGAAATGGGTATTGATGTTCGCGCTTATGCACAAAAAGGTGAAAATATAGTTCGCTCAAGTTGTGTAGGCTGTGGTATTTGTTCTGCGGTTTGCCCAAGAGGTGTTTTAAAACTGGAAAATGACTCCATGAAAGGCCGTATCAATCCTAATGAAATCTTATTAGGAAACGATGTAGATTTAATGGATTTAGTAAATAAGAAATAA